The Daucus carota subsp. sativus chromosome 7, DH1 v3.0, whole genome shotgun sequence genome window below encodes:
- the LOC108193947 gene encoding U-box domain-containing protein 21 has product MISSWRKKRASRQANKRDGLDDLSNFEISIPSHFRCPISLDLMKDPVTLSSGITYDRCSIETWIEAGNNTCPTTKQALNTLEPTPNHALRKMIQDWCVVNKSYGIERIPTPRIPLSSHQVTEMLSRLVAACRREEASACGEVVGRIKRLAKESEKNKRCFVANGTVGVLASVFETFSKTNFDKNALVLEEVLLVISMMTPLDGEAKSFLGSNSSLNCMVRFLSGGDLSVRTNSVLVLKHVLSTDQKKMEEFAKIEGSLEGLVKLIEEPVSTTTTKASLIIIYYMVSTSSSSRSVEKIVTRFTDMGLVERLLEMLMDCEKSICEKALGVLDGLCLYKQGREKAYANALTMPVLVKKILRVSDLATEFSVSIVWKLSKNEKREDGGVIVEALQVGAFQKLLLLLQFGCSDRIKGKATDLLKMLNLHREKLEECIDSMDFKNLKRPS; this is encoded by the coding sequence ATGATTTCCTCATGGAGAAAGAAGAGAGCTTCTCGGCAAGCGAACAAGAGAGACGGTTTGGATGACTTGTCGAATTTCGAGATTTCGATTCCGAGTCATTTCCGGTGCCCAATCTCGTTGGACTTGATGAAAGACCCCGTGACTTTGTCTAGCGGAATAACTTACGATCGGTGCAGCATTGAGACGtggattgaagctggaaacaacacGTGTCCTACTACGAAACAAGCCTTGAACACGCTTGAGCCGACTCCTAATCACGCCTTGCGGAAAATGATACAAGATTGGTGCGTTGTGAATAAGTCGTATGGAATCGAGAGAATTCCGACGCCTAGGATCCCCTTGAGCTCGCATCAAGTCACGGAGATGCTTTCGAGGCTCGTGGCGGCGTGTAGAAGAGAGGAGGCCAGCGCGTGTGGGGAGGTGGTGGGGAGGATTAAGCGGTTGGCTAAGGAAAGTGAGAAGAATAAGCGATGTTTTGTCGCGAATGGGACAGTCGGCGTTTTAGCTTCGGTGTTTGAAACATTTTCGAAaacaaattttgataaaaatgcTCTAGTTTTGGAGGAGGTTTTGTTAGTTATTTCGATGATGACGCCTTTAGATGGAGAGGCTAAGTCTTTTCTCGGATCAAATTCTTCGTTGAATTGCATGGTGCGGTTTTTAAGCGGTGGAGATTTATCGGTTCGAACAAATTCTGTATTAGTACTAAAACATGTTTTATCAACCGATCAGAAGAAAATGGAGGAGTTCGCGAAAATTGAAGGGTCTTTGGAAGGACTAGTGAAGCTAATCGAAGAGCCTGTCTCTACTACAACTACGAAAGCTTCTCTGATAATAATTTACTACATGGTTTCGACTTCATCGTCTAGTAGATCCGTCGAGAAGATTGTAACAAGATTTACTGACATGGGGTTAGTCGAAAGACTACTAGAAATGCTCATGGATTGCGAAAAAAGCATATGTGAGAAAGCACTGGGTGTTTTGGACGGCTTGTGTTTGTACAAGCAAGGAAGAGAAAAGGCCTATGCTAATGCACTAACAATGCCTGTTCTGGTCAAGAAGATCCTCCGGGTTTCGGACCTGGCTACAGAGTTCTCAGTGTCGATCGTCTGGAAGCTGAGCAAGAATGAGAAAAGGGAGGATGGAGGAGTTATTGTTGAAGCTCTTCAAGTAGGGGCTTTTCAGAAGCTACTTCTATTGTTGCAGTTCGGTTGCAGTGACAGGATCAAAGGCAAGGCCACGGACTTATTGAAAATGTTGAATCTTCACAGGGAGAAGCTGGAGGAGTGTATTGATTCGatggattttaaaaatctcaagcgcccttcttaa
- the LOC108194229 gene encoding cytochrome P450 CYP71D312 translates to MAIQIVPILTFMVISFMLLNLLKKLFRKSKKLPPGPFRLPILGNLLQVTGALPHRSLYNLSKTHGPLMHLQLGEVSAVVVSNPRVAKEVLKTHDLCFADRPTLLLGNIILSNCRDIVLARYGEHWRQFRKICTLELLSANKVKSFRNIREEEARDLIQSIQSASGSAVNVSEKVSNLANSITCRSTIGKRCKYQHELIEATENIAYWGAGFFMADLFPSALVFPVLSGMKPALKKVRRELDHIFDYIINEHKEKLASRKNQGTKLDAEDEDLVDILLRINDSLQLEFPVTSNDIQGIVLDMFTAGTDTSSAVLEWAMSELMKKPSVMKKAQDELRNALKGKESIRETDIQGLSYLKLVIKETLRLHPPVPLLLPRECRKECEIDGYTIPVGTKVMVNAWAIGRDPGQWVDADSFIPERFDGSSVDYIGANFEFIPFGAGRRMCAGISFGIASIELPLAQLLYHFDWTLPDGMKPEDLDMDETFGATTKRKNSLFLNASPHISKIEE, encoded by the exons ATGGCTATCCAGATTGTCCCCATTCTTACGTTCATGGTCATTTCTTTCATGCTTCTCAATCTCCTGAAAAAATTGTTCCGAAAATCGAAGAAACTCCCTCCAGGGCCATTCAGGCTTCCCATACTAGGCAACTTGTTACAAGTCACTGGCGCACTCCCTCACCGCAGTCTCTACAATTTATCGAAAACTCACGGCCCCCTCATGCACCTCCAGCTCGGTGAGGTCTCTGCTGTCGTTGTATCGAACCCGAGAGTCGCTAAAGAAGTTCTCAAGACTCATGACCTCTGTTTTGCTGACCGGCCAACGCTTCTGCTTGGCAACATTATTTTGTCGAATTGCAGAGACATTGTCTTGGCGCGGTATGGTGAACACTGGAGACAGTTTCGAAAAATCTGTACCTTGGAGCTTCTGAGTGCTAATAAAGTGAAATCTTTTAGAAATATAAGGGAAGAGGAGGCGCGGGACCTTATTCAATCCATTCAATCAGCGTCAGGGTCTGCGGTTAATGTGAGCGAGAAGGTCTCTAATTTGGCAAACTCGATAACTTGCAGGTCTACAATTGGAAAGAGATGCAAGTACCAACATGAACTCATTGAGGCTACAGAGAATATAGCTTACTGGGGTGCTGGTTTTTTTATGGCTGATTTGTTTCCTTCTGCGCTAGTTTTTCCGGTTCTGAGTGGAATGAAGCCTGCACTTAAGAAGGTTCGTCGAGAGCTTGATCATATATTTGATTACATAATCAATGAACATAAGGAGAAGTTGGCTAGTAGAAAGAATCAAGGAACCAAGCTTGATGCAGAGGATGAGGACCTTGTTGATATTTTGTTGAGGATTAACGACAGTCTGCAACTCGAATTTCCAGTCACTTCCAACGACATCCAAGGCATCGTTCTG GACATGTTCACCGCGGGGACTGACACGTCTTCAGCAGTGCTAGAATGGGCAATGTCAGAGCTGATGAAAAAGCCAAGCGTGATGAAAAAGGCACAAGATGAGCTGAGAAACGCCTTAAAGGGAAAGGAAAGTATCCGCGAAACTGACATCCAAGGCTTGAGTTATCTAAAGCTAGTGATCAAGGAAACGCTACGCTTACATCCCCCGGTTCCCCTACTACTCCCTAGAGAATGCAGAAAAGAATGCGAAATTGATGGATATACTATTCCGGTTGGGACCAAAGTGATGGTAAATGCGTGGGCTATTGGAAGAGACCCCGGGCAATGGGTTGATGCTGACAGCTTCATTCCGGAAAGATTTGATGGAAGCTCAGTTGATTACATTGGAGCCAACTTCGAGTTTATTCCTTTCGGTGCTGGACGAAGGATGTGCGCAGGAATCTCATTCGGGATTGCTAGCATTGAGCTTCCTCTGGCGCAACTACTCTATCACTTCGACTGGACTCTTCCTGATGGAATGAAACCGGAGGATTTGGACATGGATGAAACTTTCGGAGCAACTACTAAACGAAAGAACAGCTTGTTTTTGAATGCCAGTCCTCACATTTCTAAAATCGAAGAATGA
- the LOC108194228 gene encoding cytochrome P450 CYP71D312, with amino-acid sequence MAIQIVPIAMFMVISFMLLNLLKKLFRKSKKLPPGPFRLPILGNLLQVTGALPHRSLYNLSKTHGPLMHLQLGEVSAVVVSNPRVAKEVLKTHDLCFADRPTLLLGNIILSNCRDIVLARYGEHWRQFRKICTLELLSANKVKSFRNIREEEARDLIQSIQSASGSAVNVSEKVSNLANSITCRSTIGKRCKYQHELIEATENIAYWGAGFFMADLFPSALVFPVLSGMKPALKKVRRELDHIFDYIINEHKEKLASRKNQGTKLEAEDEDLVDILLRINDSLQLEFPVTSNDIQGIVLDMFTAGTDTSSAVLEWAMSELMKKPSAMKKAQDELRTALKGKESIRETDIQGLSYLKLVIKETLRLHPPVPLLLPRECRKECEIDGYTIPVGTKVMVNAWAIGRDPGQWVDADSFIPERFDGSSVDYIGANFEFIPFGAGRRMCAGISFGIASIELPLAQLLYHFDWTLPDGMKPEDLDMDETFGATTKRKNSLFLNASPHISSIEE; translated from the exons ATGGCTATCCAGATTGTCCCCATTGCTATGTTCATGGTCATTTCCTTCATGCTTCTCAATCTACTCAAAAAATTGTTTCGAAAATCGAAGAAACTTCCTCCAGGGCCATTCAGGCTTCCCATACTAGGCAACTTGTTACAAGTCACTGGCGCACTCCCTCACCGCAGTCTCTACAATTTATCGAAAACTCACGGCCCCCTCATGCACCTCCAGCTCGGTGAGGTCTCTGCTGTGGTTGTATCGAACCCGAGAGTAGCTAAAGAAGTTCTCAAGACTCATGATCTCTGCTTTGCTGACCGTCCAACGCTTCTGCTAGGCAACATTATTTTGTCGAATTGCAGAGACATTGTCTTGGCGCGGTATGGTGAGCACTGGAGGCAGTTTCGAAAAATCTGTACCTTGGAGCTCTTGAGTGCTAATAAAGTGAAATCTTTTAGAAATATAAGGGAAGAGGAGGCGCGGGACCTTATCCAATCCATTCAATCAGCGTCAGGGTCTGCGGTTAATGTGAGCGAGAAGGTCTCTAATTTGGCAAACTCGATAACTTGCAGGTCTACAATTGGAAAGAGATGCAAGTACCAACATGAACTCATTGAGGCTACGGAGAATATAGCTTACTGGGGCGCGGGTTTTTTTATGGCTGATTTGTTTCCTTCTGCGCTGGTTTTTCCAGTTCTGAGTGGAATGAAGCCTGCACTTAAGAAGGTTCGTCGAGAGCTTGATCATATATTTGATTACATAATAAATGAACATAAGGAGAAGTTGGCTAGTAGGAAGAATCAAGGAACCAAGCTTGAGGCAGAGGATGAAGACCTTGTTGATATTTTGTTGAGGATTAACGACAGTCTGCAACTCGAATTTCCTGTCACTTCCAACGACATCCAAGGCATCGTTTTG GATATGTTCACCGCGGGGACTGACACGTCTTCAGCAGTGCTAGAATGGGCAATGTCAGAGCTGATGAAAAAGCCAAGCGCGATGAAAAAGGCACAAGATGAGCTGAGAACCGCCTTAAAAGGAAAGGAAAGTATCCGCGAAACTGATATCCAAGGCTTGAGTTATCTAAAGCTAGTGATCAAGGAAACGCTACGCTTACATCCCCCGGTTCCCCTGCTACTCCCTAGAGAATGCAGAAAAGAATGCGAAATTGATGGATATACTATTCCAGTTGGGACCAAAGTCATGGTAAATGCGTGGGCTATTGGAAGAGACCCCGGGCAATGGGTTGATGCTGACAGTTTCATTCCTGAAAGATTTGATGGAAGCTCAGTTGATTACATTGGAGCCAACTTCGAGTTTATTCCTTTTGGTGCTGGACGAAGGATGTGCGCAGGAATCTCGTTCGGGATTGCTAGCATTGAGCTTCCTCTGGCGCAGCTGCTCTATCACTTCGACTGGACTCTTCCTGATGGAATGAAGCCGGAGGATTTGGACATGGATGAAACTTTTGGAGCTACTACGAAACGAAAGAACAGCTTGTTTTTGAATGCCAGTCCTCACATTTCTAGCATCGAAGAGTGA